In Oryza sativa Japonica Group chromosome 2, ASM3414082v1, the following are encoded in one genomic region:
- the LOC4330423 gene encoding uncharacterized protein isoform X3, with translation MTPSPAASTSASDAGMLGRRVVMLPSAAAALGLRRGRARMRLGCVLEHVAPRLAVASAALLGAGEVIAAAAAAGKSGGAGHAAVASTLAQLTVTAVAIASGACLSTKVDFLWPRIEQLPDTLIFEGVEVTGYPIFEDPKVQKAIVFASTAHIGQFRKTGDPYVTHCIHTGKILAALVPSTGERAINTVVAGILHDVIDDTAENLKSIEEQFGDDVASLVSGVSKLSYINQLLRRHRQKNTGGSTLTSEEANNLRGMLLGMVDDPRVVLIKLADRLHNMRTIYALPIRKAEAVAQETLAVWCSLASRLGVWALKAELEDLCFAVLQPHVFKKMRSELTTMWNSTNKTKSTRRSSIRSGLPASTKDVHTTSVHDFFSLSNQEKPNMKDLLQAVLPFDLLLDRKRRSYFLNNLHGSSETSVPKPKIVDDAAVALASLAACEEELEQELLISTSYIPGMEVTLSSRLKSLYSMYCKMKRKHVGIKQIYDARALRVIIGDKNGALHGPAVKNCYSVLDIVNRLWTPIDGEFDDYIINPKGSGYQSLHTAVQASDNSPLEVQIRTQRMHEYAEYGLAAHWLYKESKVDYRSGTSNKIGQSTSYPSSSSEDENYIQDVMPSKYSSMKMGHPVLRIEGSQLLAAVIVSIDKGGKELLVAVSFGLEASEAVAERRSCFQLKRWETYARVYKKVSEKWWCAPGHGDWSTNLEKYTLCQDGIFHKQDQFGRLLPTFIQLIDLTEEEEEEYWMVVSAIFEGKEASSLTPDSSNTERSTSEPPSSTPLSDPINNKVHLLRTMLQWEEQVRRGASLVEKSLSVGTCTEPILREVAIICWPYGKIMRMSLGSTAADAARRMGVEGKLLWVNGQLVLPQTELKDGDIVEVRM, from the exons CTGGGGGCCGGGGAGGtcatcgccgcggccgccgcggcggggaaAAGCGGCGGGGCCGGGCACGCCGCCGTGGCGTCGACGCTCGCGCAGCTTACGGTCACGGCCGTGGCGATCGCCTCGGGGGCGTGCCTGTCGACCAAGGTCGACTTCCTCTGGCCTCGCATCGAGCAACTGCCCG ACACTCTTATATTTGAAGGAGTAGAGGTGACTGGATATCCAATATTTGAGGACCCAAAG GTGCAGAAAGCAATTGTTTTTGCAAGTACTGCCCACATTGGGCAATTTAGGAAAACAGGAGATCCATATGTCACACACTGTATACATACTGGGAAAATCTTAGCTGCCTTGGTCCCGTCAACTGGAGAAAGG GCAATCAATACAGTTGTTGCTGGTATTCTTCATGATGTTATTGATGATACAGCTGAGAACTTGAAGAGCATAGAAGAGCAGTTTGGAGATGATGTTGCTAGTTTGGTATCTGGTGTTTCAAAGCTAAGCTACATAAATCAG CTACTGCGCAGGCATCGACAAAAAAACACCGGTGGAAGCACTCTTACTTCAGAAGAA GCAAACAATCTGCGTGGCATGTTATTGGGGATGGTTGACGATCCGCGTGTGGTGCTCATCAAGCTGGCTGATCGCTTGCACAATATGCGAACCAT CTATGCTCTTCCCATTCGCAAAGCTGAAGCTGTTGCTCAAGAGACATTGGCTGTCTGGTGCTCACTTGCTTCTCGATTGGGTGTCTGGGCTTTGAAAGCTGAGCTAGAAGATTTATGCTTTGCTGTCCTTCAG CCCCACGTTTTCAAGAAAATGCGATCTGAACTTACTACAATGTGGAATTCAACCAACAAAACTAAAAGCACAAGAAGGTCATCAATAAGAAGTGGACTACCTGCCTCAACAAAGGATGTGCATACAACTTCCGTCCATGATTTTTTCAGTCTGAGTAACCAAGAAAAACCAAACATGAAG GACTTATTGCAAGCTGTATTGCCATTTGACCTCCTTTTGGATCGGAAAAGACGATCCTACTTCCTAAATAATCTCCATGGCAGTTCTGAAACATCTGTACCAAAGCCTAAGATTGTTGATGACGCTGCTGTTGCATTAGCATCTTTAGCAGCTTGTGAGGAAGAACTTGAACAAGAATTACTTATATCGACATC GTATATACCTGGGatggaagtaactttgtcaAGTAGACTCAAGAGCTTGTATAGCATGTACTGTAAG ATGAAAAGGAAACATGTAGGCATTAAACAAATCTATGATGCTCGTGCATTGAGGGTGATCATTGGAGACAAAAACGGTGCATTGCATGGACCTGCTGTCAAGAATTGCTACAGCGTCCTTGATATAGTAAACAG GCTATGGACTCCAATTGATGGGGAGTTTGATGACTACATTATCAACCCTAAGGGTAGTGGTTACCAA TCACTCCATACGGCAGTTCAGGCATCGGATAACTCACCACTGGAGGTCCAAATAAGGACCCAG CGAATGCATGAATATGCAGAATATGGACTCGCTGCTCACTGGCTGTATAAGGAGAGCAAAGTTGACTACAGAAGTGGCACGAGTAACAAGATAGGACAAAGTACATCGTACCCATCAAGTTCTTCGGAAGATGAAAACTACATACAAGATGTTATGCCCTCAAAGTACAGTTCTATGAAAATGGGGCATCCAGTCCTAAGAATTGAGGGCAGCCAGTTACTGGCAGCTGTCATTGTCAG TATAGATAAAGGGGGAAAAGAGTTGCTTGTTGCTGTCAGTTTTGGCCTTGAAGCTTCTGAAGCTGTAGCTGAACGAAGATCTTGCTTCCAGTTGAAACGCTGGGAAACTTATGCTAGAGTTTACAAAAAG GTTTCAGAGAAATGGTGGTGTGCACCAGGACATGGTGACTGGTCAACAAACCTGGAGAAGTATACATTGTGCCAGGATGGGATATTCCATAAG CAAGACCAATTTGGGAGGCTTTTGCCTACTTTTATTCAACTTATTGATTTGacggaagaggaagaggaagaatatTGGATGGTTGTATCAGCCATATTTGAGGGTAAAGAGGCCTCATCTCTGACTCCCGATTCAAGCAACACTGAACGATCGACATCTGAACCTCCAAGCTCTACTCCATTGAGTGATCCCATCAACAATAAG GTTCATTTGCTCAGGACAATGCTTCAATGGGAGGAGCAAGTTCGACGCGGAGCATCACTTGTGGAGAAAAGCCTCAGTGTAGGCACATGTACTGAACCAATCCTTCGTGAGGTGGCCATCATCTGCTGGCCGTACGGGAAGATAATGAGGATGAGCCTAGGCAGCACAGCCGCTGATGCTGCTAGAAGAATGGGCGTTGAAGGGAAGCTGCTTTGGGTTAATGGCCAACTTGTGTTGCCCCAGACCGAGCTCAAGGATGGGGATATAGTTGAAGTGAGGATGTAG
- the LOC4330423 gene encoding uncharacterized protein isoform X2 has translation MTPSPAASTSASDAGMLGRRVVMLPSAAAALGLRRGRARMRLGCVLEHVAPRLAVASAALLGAGEVIAAAAAAGKSGGAGHAAVASTLAQLTVTAVAIASGACLSTKVDFLWPRIEQLPDTLIFEGVEVTGYPIFEDPKVQKAIVFASTAHIGQFRKTGDPYVTHCIHTGKILAALVPSTGERAINTVVAGILHDVIDDTAENLKSIEEQFGDDVASLVSGVSKLSYINQCYCLCIAATAQASTKKHRWKHSYFRRSMFSSMLASQANNLRGMLLGMVDDPRVVLIKLADRLHNMRTIYALPIRKAEAVAQETLAVWCSLASRLGVWALKAELEDLCFAVLQPHVFKKMRSELTTMWNSTNKTKSTRRSSIRSGLPASTKDVHTTSVHDFFSLSNQEKPNMKDLLQAVLPFDLLLDRKRRSYFLNNLHGSSETSVPKPKIVDDAAVALASLAACEEELEQELLISTSYIPGMEVTLSSRLKSLYSMYCKMKRKHVGIKQIYDARALRVIIGDKNGALHGPAVKNCYSVLDIVNRLWTPIDGEFDDYIINPKGSGYQSLHTAVQASDNSPLEVQIRTQRMHEYAEYGLAAHWLYKESKVDYRSGTSNKIGQSTSYPSSSSEDENYIQDVMPSKYSSMKMGHPVLRIEGSQLLAAVIVSIDKGGKELLVAVSFGLEASEAVAERRSCFQLKRWETYARVYKKVSEKWWCAPGHGDWSTNLEKYTLCQDGIFHKQDQFGRLLPTFIQLIDLTEEEEEEYWMVVSAIFEGKEASSLTPDSSNTERSTSEPPSSTPLSDPINNKVHLLRTMLQWEEQVRRGASLVEKSLSVGTCTEPILREVAIICWPYGKIMRMSLGSTAADAARRMGVEGKLLWVNGQLVLPQTELKDGDIVEVRM, from the exons CTGGGGGCCGGGGAGGtcatcgccgcggccgccgcggcggggaaAAGCGGCGGGGCCGGGCACGCCGCCGTGGCGTCGACGCTCGCGCAGCTTACGGTCACGGCCGTGGCGATCGCCTCGGGGGCGTGCCTGTCGACCAAGGTCGACTTCCTCTGGCCTCGCATCGAGCAACTGCCCG ACACTCTTATATTTGAAGGAGTAGAGGTGACTGGATATCCAATATTTGAGGACCCAAAG GTGCAGAAAGCAATTGTTTTTGCAAGTACTGCCCACATTGGGCAATTTAGGAAAACAGGAGATCCATATGTCACACACTGTATACATACTGGGAAAATCTTAGCTGCCTTGGTCCCGTCAACTGGAGAAAGG GCAATCAATACAGTTGTTGCTGGTATTCTTCATGATGTTATTGATGATACAGCTGAGAACTTGAAGAGCATAGAAGAGCAGTTTGGAGATGATGTTGCTAGTTTGGTATCTGGTGTTTCAAAGCTAAGCTACATAAATCAG TGTTATTGTCTGTGCATTGCAGCTACTGCGCAGGCATCGACAAAAAAACACCGGTGGAAGCACTCTTACTTCAGAAGAAGTATGTTCTCTTCTATGCTAGCAAG TCAGGCAAACAATCTGCGTGGCATGTTATTGGGGATGGTTGACGATCCGCGTGTGGTGCTCATCAAGCTGGCTGATCGCTTGCACAATATGCGAACCAT CTATGCTCTTCCCATTCGCAAAGCTGAAGCTGTTGCTCAAGAGACATTGGCTGTCTGGTGCTCACTTGCTTCTCGATTGGGTGTCTGGGCTTTGAAAGCTGAGCTAGAAGATTTATGCTTTGCTGTCCTTCAG CCCCACGTTTTCAAGAAAATGCGATCTGAACTTACTACAATGTGGAATTCAACCAACAAAACTAAAAGCACAAGAAGGTCATCAATAAGAAGTGGACTACCTGCCTCAACAAAGGATGTGCATACAACTTCCGTCCATGATTTTTTCAGTCTGAGTAACCAAGAAAAACCAAACATGAAG GACTTATTGCAAGCTGTATTGCCATTTGACCTCCTTTTGGATCGGAAAAGACGATCCTACTTCCTAAATAATCTCCATGGCAGTTCTGAAACATCTGTACCAAAGCCTAAGATTGTTGATGACGCTGCTGTTGCATTAGCATCTTTAGCAGCTTGTGAGGAAGAACTTGAACAAGAATTACTTATATCGACATC GTATATACCTGGGatggaagtaactttgtcaAGTAGACTCAAGAGCTTGTATAGCATGTACTGTAAG ATGAAAAGGAAACATGTAGGCATTAAACAAATCTATGATGCTCGTGCATTGAGGGTGATCATTGGAGACAAAAACGGTGCATTGCATGGACCTGCTGTCAAGAATTGCTACAGCGTCCTTGATATAGTAAACAG GCTATGGACTCCAATTGATGGGGAGTTTGATGACTACATTATCAACCCTAAGGGTAGTGGTTACCAA TCACTCCATACGGCAGTTCAGGCATCGGATAACTCACCACTGGAGGTCCAAATAAGGACCCAG CGAATGCATGAATATGCAGAATATGGACTCGCTGCTCACTGGCTGTATAAGGAGAGCAAAGTTGACTACAGAAGTGGCACGAGTAACAAGATAGGACAAAGTACATCGTACCCATCAAGTTCTTCGGAAGATGAAAACTACATACAAGATGTTATGCCCTCAAAGTACAGTTCTATGAAAATGGGGCATCCAGTCCTAAGAATTGAGGGCAGCCAGTTACTGGCAGCTGTCATTGTCAG TATAGATAAAGGGGGAAAAGAGTTGCTTGTTGCTGTCAGTTTTGGCCTTGAAGCTTCTGAAGCTGTAGCTGAACGAAGATCTTGCTTCCAGTTGAAACGCTGGGAAACTTATGCTAGAGTTTACAAAAAG GTTTCAGAGAAATGGTGGTGTGCACCAGGACATGGTGACTGGTCAACAAACCTGGAGAAGTATACATTGTGCCAGGATGGGATATTCCATAAG CAAGACCAATTTGGGAGGCTTTTGCCTACTTTTATTCAACTTATTGATTTGacggaagaggaagaggaagaatatTGGATGGTTGTATCAGCCATATTTGAGGGTAAAGAGGCCTCATCTCTGACTCCCGATTCAAGCAACACTGAACGATCGACATCTGAACCTCCAAGCTCTACTCCATTGAGTGATCCCATCAACAATAAG GTTCATTTGCTCAGGACAATGCTTCAATGGGAGGAGCAAGTTCGACGCGGAGCATCACTTGTGGAGAAAAGCCTCAGTGTAGGCACATGTACTGAACCAATCCTTCGTGAGGTGGCCATCATCTGCTGGCCGTACGGGAAGATAATGAGGATGAGCCTAGGCAGCACAGCCGCTGATGCTGCTAGAAGAATGGGCGTTGAAGGGAAGCTGCTTTGGGTTAATGGCCAACTTGTGTTGCCCCAGACCGAGCTCAAGGATGGGGATATAGTTGAAGTGAGGATGTAG
- the LOC4330423 gene encoding uncharacterized protein isoform X1, whose translation MTPSPAASTSASDAGMLGRRVVMLPSAAAALGLRRGRARMRLGCVLEHVAPRLAVASAALLGAGEVIAAAAAAGKSGGAGHAAVASTLAQLTVTAVAIASGACLSTKVDFLWPRIEQLPDTLIFEGVEVTGYPIFEDPKVQKAIVFASTAHIGQFRKTGDPYVTHCIHTGKILAALVPSTGERAINTVVAGILHDVIDDTAENLKSIEEQFGDDVASLVSGVSKLSYINQCYCLCIAATAQASTKKHRWKHSYFRRSMFSSMLARFHRRHILMFSENHGIDYPPVVSQANNLRGMLLGMVDDPRVVLIKLADRLHNMRTIYALPIRKAEAVAQETLAVWCSLASRLGVWALKAELEDLCFAVLQPHVFKKMRSELTTMWNSTNKTKSTRRSSIRSGLPASTKDVHTTSVHDFFSLSNQEKPNMKDLLQAVLPFDLLLDRKRRSYFLNNLHGSSETSVPKPKIVDDAAVALASLAACEEELEQELLISTSYIPGMEVTLSSRLKSLYSMYCKMKRKHVGIKQIYDARALRVIIGDKNGALHGPAVKNCYSVLDIVNRLWTPIDGEFDDYIINPKGSGYQSLHTAVQASDNSPLEVQIRTQRMHEYAEYGLAAHWLYKESKVDYRSGTSNKIGQSTSYPSSSSEDENYIQDVMPSKYSSMKMGHPVLRIEGSQLLAAVIVSIDKGGKELLVAVSFGLEASEAVAERRSCFQLKRWETYARVYKKVSEKWWCAPGHGDWSTNLEKYTLCQDGIFHKQDQFGRLLPTFIQLIDLTEEEEEEYWMVVSAIFEGKEASSLTPDSSNTERSTSEPPSSTPLSDPINNKVHLLRTMLQWEEQVRRGASLVEKSLSVGTCTEPILREVAIICWPYGKIMRMSLGSTAADAARRMGVEGKLLWVNGQLVLPQTELKDGDIVEVRM comes from the exons CTGGGGGCCGGGGAGGtcatcgccgcggccgccgcggcggggaaAAGCGGCGGGGCCGGGCACGCCGCCGTGGCGTCGACGCTCGCGCAGCTTACGGTCACGGCCGTGGCGATCGCCTCGGGGGCGTGCCTGTCGACCAAGGTCGACTTCCTCTGGCCTCGCATCGAGCAACTGCCCG ACACTCTTATATTTGAAGGAGTAGAGGTGACTGGATATCCAATATTTGAGGACCCAAAG GTGCAGAAAGCAATTGTTTTTGCAAGTACTGCCCACATTGGGCAATTTAGGAAAACAGGAGATCCATATGTCACACACTGTATACATACTGGGAAAATCTTAGCTGCCTTGGTCCCGTCAACTGGAGAAAGG GCAATCAATACAGTTGTTGCTGGTATTCTTCATGATGTTATTGATGATACAGCTGAGAACTTGAAGAGCATAGAAGAGCAGTTTGGAGATGATGTTGCTAGTTTGGTATCTGGTGTTTCAAAGCTAAGCTACATAAATCAG TGTTATTGTCTGTGCATTGCAGCTACTGCGCAGGCATCGACAAAAAAACACCGGTGGAAGCACTCTTACTTCAGAAGAAGTATGTTCTCTTCTATGCTAGCAAG ATTCCATAGAAGGCATATACTAATGTTTTCAGAAAACCATGGAATTGATTATCCTCCTGTTGTCAGTCAGGCAAACAATCTGCGTGGCATGTTATTGGGGATGGTTGACGATCCGCGTGTGGTGCTCATCAAGCTGGCTGATCGCTTGCACAATATGCGAACCAT CTATGCTCTTCCCATTCGCAAAGCTGAAGCTGTTGCTCAAGAGACATTGGCTGTCTGGTGCTCACTTGCTTCTCGATTGGGTGTCTGGGCTTTGAAAGCTGAGCTAGAAGATTTATGCTTTGCTGTCCTTCAG CCCCACGTTTTCAAGAAAATGCGATCTGAACTTACTACAATGTGGAATTCAACCAACAAAACTAAAAGCACAAGAAGGTCATCAATAAGAAGTGGACTACCTGCCTCAACAAAGGATGTGCATACAACTTCCGTCCATGATTTTTTCAGTCTGAGTAACCAAGAAAAACCAAACATGAAG GACTTATTGCAAGCTGTATTGCCATTTGACCTCCTTTTGGATCGGAAAAGACGATCCTACTTCCTAAATAATCTCCATGGCAGTTCTGAAACATCTGTACCAAAGCCTAAGATTGTTGATGACGCTGCTGTTGCATTAGCATCTTTAGCAGCTTGTGAGGAAGAACTTGAACAAGAATTACTTATATCGACATC GTATATACCTGGGatggaagtaactttgtcaAGTAGACTCAAGAGCTTGTATAGCATGTACTGTAAG ATGAAAAGGAAACATGTAGGCATTAAACAAATCTATGATGCTCGTGCATTGAGGGTGATCATTGGAGACAAAAACGGTGCATTGCATGGACCTGCTGTCAAGAATTGCTACAGCGTCCTTGATATAGTAAACAG GCTATGGACTCCAATTGATGGGGAGTTTGATGACTACATTATCAACCCTAAGGGTAGTGGTTACCAA TCACTCCATACGGCAGTTCAGGCATCGGATAACTCACCACTGGAGGTCCAAATAAGGACCCAG CGAATGCATGAATATGCAGAATATGGACTCGCTGCTCACTGGCTGTATAAGGAGAGCAAAGTTGACTACAGAAGTGGCACGAGTAACAAGATAGGACAAAGTACATCGTACCCATCAAGTTCTTCGGAAGATGAAAACTACATACAAGATGTTATGCCCTCAAAGTACAGTTCTATGAAAATGGGGCATCCAGTCCTAAGAATTGAGGGCAGCCAGTTACTGGCAGCTGTCATTGTCAG TATAGATAAAGGGGGAAAAGAGTTGCTTGTTGCTGTCAGTTTTGGCCTTGAAGCTTCTGAAGCTGTAGCTGAACGAAGATCTTGCTTCCAGTTGAAACGCTGGGAAACTTATGCTAGAGTTTACAAAAAG GTTTCAGAGAAATGGTGGTGTGCACCAGGACATGGTGACTGGTCAACAAACCTGGAGAAGTATACATTGTGCCAGGATGGGATATTCCATAAG CAAGACCAATTTGGGAGGCTTTTGCCTACTTTTATTCAACTTATTGATTTGacggaagaggaagaggaagaatatTGGATGGTTGTATCAGCCATATTTGAGGGTAAAGAGGCCTCATCTCTGACTCCCGATTCAAGCAACACTGAACGATCGACATCTGAACCTCCAAGCTCTACTCCATTGAGTGATCCCATCAACAATAAG GTTCATTTGCTCAGGACAATGCTTCAATGGGAGGAGCAAGTTCGACGCGGAGCATCACTTGTGGAGAAAAGCCTCAGTGTAGGCACATGTACTGAACCAATCCTTCGTGAGGTGGCCATCATCTGCTGGCCGTACGGGAAGATAATGAGGATGAGCCTAGGCAGCACAGCCGCTGATGCTGCTAGAAGAATGGGCGTTGAAGGGAAGCTGCTTTGGGTTAATGGCCAACTTGTGTTGCCCCAGACCGAGCTCAAGGATGGGGATATAGTTGAAGTGAGGATGTAG